The following is a genomic window from Polaribacter atrinae.
GATTATCAATTAATTGTAAAGTTCAAACAAAAAACATTAAAGTGTGAAGGCGGGGAGTTGTTTGAAGTTGCCCAAAAAGCAACTGTATAATGCTATCTGTACTGATACCAACATATAATTACAATGCTTTTTTTTTGGTGCAAGAAATACATCAACAGTTAATTTTAGAAAATATAAAATTCGAAATTATTTGTTTAGATGATGGTTCTAAGTCGCCATTAAATGTAAAAAATAAAGAAATAAATAAACTTTCTTTTTCTAGTTTTAAAAGTCTAGAGCATAATATTGGTAGAAGTGCTATTAGAAACTTGTTAGCAAAAAAAGCAACTTACAATTGGTTGTTATTTTTAGATGCAGATGTTATTCCTGTAAAATCTAATTTTATAAGAAAATATATTAGTTGCTCTGCAAAAGATAAGACTGTTTTTTGTGGAGGATTATTGTATGAAGATATAAAAGAAAACTTTAAGTTATTACGTTATAAATACGGTAAAAAACATGAAGAGATTTCTGTAGAAAAACGTATTGCACATCCAGATAAATATTTTTTTACCTCTAATTTTTTAATTCAGAAAGAAACCTTTAATAGTGTGAAATTTGAAGAAAAATTAATACAATATGGACGAGAAGATTTGTTGTTTTCTTTAGAGCTGATAAAGAAAGGACATATAATCGAACACATAAATAATGAGGTGTATCATTTAGGTTTAGATAAAAATGATTTGTTTGTTGCTAAAACTAAAGAAGCAATGGAAAACCTTATTTTTATTGATAAACAAAATCTAATCGACACCGAAGAAATGCCTTTAGTAAGTTTGGTTAGAAGAATAGCAGCTGTAAGAATGACAAGAATAGTTGGAATGTTTCATCTCTTTTTTGAAAAATTAGCCATTAAACAATCTTCTGTTTTTTTCTTAAATTGTATGAAGGTAAGTTATATGTGTCATTTAAAATTAAAGCATGAATAGAAATGAAATAGCTCATTTAATTTGTACTAAATTAATAGCTAATAAAGAGGTTTTAAAAGCACAGTTTTTAAAATCTAAAGAAACTATTGGTTATTTTTTTATTGATGATTTATTACCTGAAGAATTAGCGTTAGAAATTCACAATAAATTTCCTACTACAAAGCAAGCTGTTCGAAAAAAGAATTTAAGAGAATTTAAATTTACAGCGTACCAAATGGATGATTATAATACACTTTTAGAAGAAGTTATTTATGCATTTCAAAATAAAGAAGTAGTTGCACTGGTTTCTGAAATTTGCGAATTAGAAGAGATTTTTGAGGATGAGCATTTGTATGCTGGAGGATTATCTTTAATGGAAAAAGATAATTTTTTAAATCCGCATTTAGATAATTCTCATGATAAGGATAGAAATAGATGGCGAGTTTTAAATCTTTTGTATTACGTAACACCTAATTGGAATACAGAAAATGGCGGTCACTTAGAAATTTGGCCACAAGGATTAAAAAAGACACAAACCACTTTAGAAAGTAAATTTAATAGGTTGGTTGTTATGACAACTCACCAAAATTCTTGGCATTCTGTAAGTAAAGTTTTAAAGGATGATACAAGGTGCTGTGTGTCTAATTATTATTTTTCTGATACACCAATTTTAGTTTCAGATACCTTTCATATAACAACATTTAGAGGTAGATCTTCAGAAAAAGTGAAAGATGTTTTTTTGAGAATAGATAACAGTATGCGTTCTAGTTTGCGTAAACTGTTTAAAAAAGGTATTAGAGAAAATCCTCATCAATATAAAAAATAGTTATTTTAAATTATTGAAAATAGCAAGCAATTTTCTCTCTTGCTTTTCCCAAACTAATTCTTGTTTGGCTTTTTTTAGTGCTGTAGAAAAATCTTTCTCTAGTATAGATTTAATTTGCGTAGCAAGTTTTTTAGGGCTTCTATTTGTAACTACTTCTCCTACTTTATAGTCTATTGCAATTTGTTTCATTTCAGGTAAATCAGAAACTAAAATAGGTACTTCTGCTTGGATGTAATCAAATATTTTATTGGGTAAGGCAAATCTATAGTTTAAACCTAAATCTTCTTCTACACTAATACCTAAATTAGCCAAAGGAGTTAATTTGTGTAGTTGCTTCGGAGAAATCTTCCCTAAGAAATGAATTTTATGCGTTAAGTTATTATTCTTTACTTGCTGTTTTAAGTTATTAAATAGGTCACCATCACCAATAATTACTAAAAGTGTATTTTCTAAAAAAGGCATGGTATCTATCATTAATTCTAAGCCTCTTCCTAAATTTACAGCACCTTGATATAAAATAATTTTTTGATCTTTAGAGTGAAAAGGAAATTTACCCAACTGAATTTCTTTTTCTTTAGGTAAATTGATAATTGTTTTAAAGTCGGTTTTGTATTTATTGTGATAAAATGCAGCAATACTATTACAAACCGTGTATGTGTTTTTTAGTTTTGGAAGTATCCAAGCTTCTAAATTAGACCAACATTTTTTAACAAAAGGTTTGTGTACTAATTCAGGAATTTCTGGAAATAACTCATGACTGTCATAAACTATTTTTTTGCCCTGTAAAATGCTAACTAAATAATTGGGTAATAAGGTGTCTAAATCATTAGACAGCAATATGTCTTTTTTAGAAAAAAGCAAAATAAAAAATAAACGAAAATTATACTCAGCATAAAATAAGAACCCCTTGTTAAAAACTAATCGGATTCTTTTTGTGGAATATTTTCTATTTAAAGGTTGGCTATTCTTTAGTTTTCTACCTATTAAAATAATTTTAAAACCATTTTGATGTAACGTACCGCAAACCTTATCAACACGTTGGTCTGTTGATAAGTCATTTGTGACAGAAACGATTATTTTTTTCAAAATTTATTTACAGTATTTAGCAAAAATATACTTTTAATTTATGAAAGTCATAAAAATGTGTAACGTTATGCAGATTCTCTTCTTTGTGATACTCTTTTTTGTAAATAAGATGTGGATTTGTTTACTTGATATTCAGAAGCTTACTTATAATTGAACTAATAGACTAACTAATTAATTAATCTTCCAAAATGCCTAAATGTCCGTCATGTAAATCTAGTTTTAGAAAAAGACTAACTCGTAGTTTAGTTTTAAAATTAATTCCTAATTCTAAACTTTATAGTTGTCGTAATTGTAAAACCAAATTTTTAAAAGTCCCTTATTTTTTTAAAGCTATTGTATTAAAAAGATTAAAACTCGAAAAGAACTAAATTCTAAAAAAAATAGAAAAGCCTTCAAAATTTTGAAGGCTTTTTTAATTTTAACTGTAAATATTTAGTTGAAATTCAGATTCTCATCCTAAAAGGGAATTTGTTTTTTGTCGTATTATCTATATAAGTGCATCTATTTTGTAAATTTATATATTTTTTTAGGATAAAATTAAGGTTTATTTAACATTTTTATTTTAAACCTTATAGTTTTTTTTGTATCAAAGTTGTTGAAACTAAACCATCACAAATTGAAAACAACACTACTATTATTTTTGTTATTTATTTCTTCTACCTTATTTTCTCAGAAATTTACTTTAGAAGGTGTTCTTAAAGATCAAGATTCTATTGTTTTAAATGGAGCAACAGTATATGTACAGAGTGTAAAAGATAGTGTTCCCATAGCTTATGGTATTACAAATAAAAATGGTGAATATTCTTTACGAGTAAATTCTGGAGAGGATGCTAAAGTGATTTTTAATATAGCATCTTTGGGGTACCAACCTTATGTTAAGGTTGTTAAAGTACCACTTAGTGGCACATTAAATATTGGGTACATTGTGCTAAATAACGATATAGAAGAGTTAGATGTTATTACAATTATAGCGAGAGCTCCGCCTGTTTTAATTAAAAAAGATACTGTAGAGTACAATGCAGATAGTTTTAAAACCTTGCCGAATGATAAGGCTGATGATTTATTAAAAAAATTACCAGGAGTAGACATCGATATAGATGGTATTATTACGGTAAACGGAATAGAAGTAACAGCTATAAATGTAGACGGAATGCGGTTTTTTTGTGAGCAAAAAGGAGATATCGCTTTAAAAAACCTGCCAAGTAATGTTATTAGTAAAGTACAAGTAACAGATTATAAAACCGATAATCAAAAATTTACTGAAGAGGAGTCGGATTCTGGCACCAAGGAGATTAATTTTAAAATTAAAAAAGGGAAGAACAGAGCTACTTTTGGTGATGTGAAGCTAGGTTATGGTACAGATGAAAAGTACCAAGCTAATGCAAATATTTTTAAATTAATAGACGGTAAATAAATAGGCGTTATTGCCGGAAAAAATAATATAAATCTTTCTAAAGGGATTAATTCTTTACCAGATACAGACACTAGTAATGGGTATATAGAATCTGATTTTGTTGGAGCAAATTATACAAAAGGGAAATGGAATGAAACAAGTGTAAACGGTAATTATAGGTATAGTGCACAAGATAGAGATTTTGAGAACATAAGTCATAAAGAAACTTTTTTACCCGACTTAAATTATATTACAGACTCTAAAAGTAGTAGTTTCTCAGATTCAGATAGTCATACAGCCGGAGCTGATTTAAAATTTATTATAAAACCAAAAAGTACTTCTTCCAATAAAAAAGTCCGTTTATCTAACAAAACAGATTTCAAGAGCTCTAATCAAGAATCTGGTGGTTCTGTAAAAAGTGAGTCGTATTATGACAATGGAGATTTAGTAAGTGATTATAGTTCTAATAGCGAATCTACTTCATCTAGTAGCGAATTTAAAAATGAATTTTCGGTTACACCTGTTTTAAATAATAAAGCAGATTATTTAAATATAAGTTTAGGTACAGATTTCAGCAAAACAGATTCAGATAGTCAAAAATACT
Proteins encoded in this region:
- a CDS encoding 2OG-Fe(II) oxygenase, producing MNRNEIAHLICTKLIANKEVLKAQFLKSKETIGYFFIDDLLPEELALEIHNKFPTTKQAVRKKNLREFKFTAYQMDDYNTLLEEVIYAFQNKEVVALVSEICELEEIFEDEHLYAGGLSLMEKDNFLNPHLDNSHDKDRNRWRVLNLLYYVTPNWNTENGGHLEIWPQGLKKTQTTLESKFNRLVVMTTHQNSWHSVSKVLKDDTRCCVSNYYFSDTPILVSDTFHITTFRGRSSEKVKDVFLRIDNSMRSSLRKLFKKGIRENPHQYKK
- a CDS encoding glycosyltransferase family 2 protein codes for the protein MLSVLIPTYNYNAFFLVQEIHQQLILENIKFEIICLDDGSKSPLNVKNKEINKLSFSSFKSLEHNIGRSAIRNLLAKKATYNWLLFLDADVIPVKSNFIRKYISCSAKDKTVFCGGLLYEDIKENFKLLRYKYGKKHEEISVEKRIAHPDKYFFTSNFLIQKETFNSVKFEEKLIQYGREDLLFSLELIKKGHIIEHINNEVYHLGLDKNDLFVAKTKEAMENLIFIDKQNLIDTEEMPLVSLVRRIAAVRMTRIVGMFHLFFEKLAIKQSSVFFLNCMKVSYMCHLKLKHE
- a CDS encoding glycosyltransferase, encoding MKKIIVSVTNDLSTDQRVDKVCGTLHQNGFKIILIGRKLKNSQPLNRKYSTKRIRLVFNKGFLFYAEYNFRLFFILLFSKKDILLSNDLDTLLPNYLVSILQGKKIVYDSHELFPEIPELVHKPFVKKCWSNLEAWILPKLKNTYTVCNSIAAFYHNKYKTDFKTIINLPKEKEIQLGKFPFHSKDQKIILYQGAVNLGRGLELMIDTMPFLENTLLVIIGDGDLFNNLKQQVKNNNLTHKIHFLGKISPKQLHKLTPLANLGISVEEDLGLNYRFALPNKIFDYIQAEVPILVSDLPEMKQIAIDYKVGEVVTNRSPKKLATQIKSILEKDFSTALKKAKQELVWEKQERKLLAIFNNLK